A DNA window from Daucus carota subsp. sativus chromosome 3, DH1 v3.0, whole genome shotgun sequence contains the following coding sequences:
- the LOC108213056 gene encoding thioredoxin-like 2, chloroplastic → MADVIRLSFNSLRLSSSCSLLTSLNSLYPSPNPNPRFFKKIVSVAVNSSLSSTCDFVPQLSKIPRRDLPSFKVQATIAETDQPKWWEKTAGPNMIDIHSTQDFLNALSQAGERLVIVEFYGTWCGSCRALFPKLCRTAQEHPEIMFLKVNFDENKPMCKNLNVRVLPFFHFYRGADGQLEAFSCSLAKFQKIKDAIQMHNTDRCSIGPPRGVGDLNLEAVSAPKDKQAGTS, encoded by the exons ATGGCTGATGTGATTAGATTATCTTTTAATTCCTTAAGGCTTTCATCTTCTTGTTCTTTACTGACATCTTTGAATTCTCTGTATCCTAGTCCAAACCCCAATCCAagatttttcaagaaaattgtTAGTGTTGCTGTTAATTCTTCTTTATCTTCAACTTGTGATTTTGTTCCTCAATTATCGAAAATACCCAGAAGGGATTTGCCATCTTTTAAG GTACAAGCAACTATTGCTGAAACTGATCAGCCAAAATGGTGGGAAAAAACTGCTGGGCCGAACATGATAGACATTCATTCGACACAAGACTTTTTGAATGCTTTGAGTCAGGCTGGAGAAAGACTAGTAATTGTTGAATTTTACGGCACCTGGTGTGGTTCTTGTAGAGCACTATTTCCGAAG CTCTGCAGAACAGCACAAGAACATCCTGAAATCATGTTCTTGAAAGTCAATTTCGATGAGAACAAGCCTATGTGTAAAAATTTGAATGTGAGGGTGCTTCCTTTTTTTCACTTCTACCGTGGAGCCGATGGACAGCTTGAAGCATTTTCCTGTTCACTTGCCAAA TTTCAAAAGATTAAGGACGCTATCCAGATGCACAATACAGATCGCTGCAGCATTGGACCGCCGAGAGGTGTTGGAGATCTTAACCTTGAAGCTGTCTCTGCTCCAAAGGATAAACAAGCGGGCACTTCTTGA